One Saccharopolyspora erythraea NRRL 2338 genomic region harbors:
- a CDS encoding DUF3558 family protein — protein sequence MTALALAPAVSACANPIKGDPIPAAGFYGSDPQPPTAPRTSEPQVPQPRRVDGIDPCTLFTPEEFARVGGAVGPPRPGTPLPSTCSYALGGGPEDAVGAGFHLPYAEVVKRQPQGAPVAVDGHSTWLYCELVDVHQTCTASTAVSQDRTLLTLLSKQGATAADTADQLFALTTSALRRLPPA from the coding sequence GTGACGGCGCTGGCCCTCGCCCCGGCGGTGAGCGCGTGCGCGAACCCGATCAAGGGCGACCCGATCCCGGCAGCCGGTTTCTACGGCAGCGACCCGCAGCCGCCGACAGCGCCCCGCACATCCGAGCCACAGGTCCCACAGCCTCGCCGGGTCGACGGAATCGACCCGTGCACCCTGTTCACTCCGGAGGAGTTCGCCAGGGTCGGCGGCGCGGTAGGACCGCCGCGCCCGGGCACGCCGCTGCCGAGCACCTGCTCCTACGCGCTGGGCGGCGGGCCCGAGGACGCGGTGGGCGCGGGCTTCCACCTGCCCTACGCCGAGGTCGTCAAGCGGCAGCCGCAGGGCGCCCCGGTGGCGGTCGACGGACACTCGACGTGGCTCTACTGCGAGCTGGTGGACGTGCACCAGACCTGCACGGCCAGCACCGCCGTCAGCCAGGACCGCACACTGCTCACCCTGCTTTCGAAGCAGGGCGCCACCGCGGCCGACACCGCGGACCAGCTGTTCGCCCTGACCACGTCGGCGCTGCGAAGACTGCCGCCGGCCTGA
- a CDS encoding cytochrome c oxidase assembly protein, translated as MASETVSDSTAPEARTRSSAVGVLVVTAGVLAALVAAALTALSASDAYAAYGLPDPGPVTRFGLPVVRVIAESGAVVCIGSLLLAAFGIPAKRSGALAADGYAAVRAAGWAAAVWFVGAVLMVAFTAADASGRPVHEVLDTEVLFGLVDALEEAKAWGLTALIAFVLALACRVVLTWGWTTVLFGGSLAGLFPVIATGHSATGGAHDIATNSLLFHLFGAALWVGGLVALLAHAVRGGAHLGLVARRYSAIALVCWIAMAASGVINSLVRVPLDQLFSTTYGVLVTLKVLALVALGGFGYFQRQRAVRDIDRGSGALVRLGAVELLVMFATIGIAVALGRTPPPAELGPVPSKTELLVGYPLEAPPTLFRLLFDVRFDLVYGTLAIALAVLYLVGVRRLRARGDKWPVGRTAAWLCGCATILVATSAGVGKYAPAVFSVHMGQHMLMSMLAPPLLVLGGPTSLALRVLKPAGKGRPPGAREWLLAFLHSPLTRLLTNPFIALALFVGSFYALYFSGLFDVALTQHWAHLAMNAHFLLVGYVFYWPVIGVDPAPKPLPSLGKVGLVFASMPFHAFFGIALMMSATVIGQNFYRSLELPWMTDLLADQRLGGGLAWASGEVPLIVVMLALLIQWSRADTRAARRMDRKADADGDAELTAYNAMLRQMAEQDSPRKG; from the coding sequence GTGGCATCTGAGACCGTCAGCGACTCCACCGCGCCGGAGGCCCGTACCCGTTCCAGCGCGGTAGGCGTCCTCGTCGTCACCGCCGGGGTGCTGGCGGCGCTGGTCGCGGCCGCGCTGACCGCGCTGTCGGCGAGCGACGCCTACGCCGCCTACGGTCTGCCCGACCCCGGGCCCGTCACCCGGTTCGGTCTTCCCGTCGTGCGGGTGATCGCCGAGTCCGGGGCGGTGGTGTGCATCGGCTCGTTGCTGCTCGCCGCGTTCGGCATCCCCGCCAAGCGCTCCGGCGCGCTCGCCGCCGACGGGTACGCCGCGGTGCGCGCGGCCGGCTGGGCTGCGGCCGTGTGGTTCGTGGGGGCCGTGCTGATGGTCGCGTTCACCGCGGCCGACGCGTCCGGACGTCCGGTGCACGAGGTGCTCGACACCGAGGTCCTGTTCGGCCTGGTGGACGCGCTGGAGGAGGCCAAGGCGTGGGGTCTGACCGCGCTGATCGCCTTCGTGCTCGCGTTGGCCTGCCGGGTGGTGCTGACCTGGGGCTGGACGACGGTGCTGTTCGGCGGGTCGCTGGCCGGGCTGTTCCCGGTGATCGCGACCGGCCATTCCGCCACCGGCGGCGCCCACGACATCGCCACCAACAGCCTGCTGTTCCACCTGTTCGGCGCAGCGCTCTGGGTCGGAGGGCTGGTCGCGCTGCTCGCGCACGCCGTGCGGGGCGGTGCGCACCTCGGGCTGGTGGCGCGCAGGTACTCGGCGATCGCGCTGGTCTGCTGGATCGCGATGGCGGCCTCCGGCGTGATCAACTCGCTGGTCCGGGTGCCGCTGGACCAGCTGTTCAGCACGACCTACGGCGTCCTGGTGACGCTGAAGGTCCTGGCCCTGGTCGCGCTCGGCGGCTTCGGCTACTTCCAGCGGCAGCGAGCCGTGCGCGACATCGACCGCGGTAGCGGCGCGCTCGTGCGCCTGGGCGCGGTCGAGCTGCTGGTGATGTTCGCGACGATCGGCATCGCGGTCGCACTCGGGCGCACGCCTCCGCCCGCCGAGCTCGGGCCGGTCCCCAGCAAGACCGAACTGCTGGTCGGCTACCCCCTGGAAGCCCCGCCCACGCTGTTCCGGTTGTTGTTCGATGTCCGATTCGACCTTGTCTACGGGACGCTGGCCATCGCGCTGGCCGTGCTCTACCTGGTGGGCGTGCGGCGGCTGCGTGCTCGGGGCGACAAGTGGCCGGTCGGCCGCACGGCCGCCTGGCTGTGCGGGTGCGCGACGATCCTGGTCGCGACGTCGGCGGGCGTCGGCAAGTACGCGCCGGCCGTCTTCAGCGTGCACATGGGCCAGCACATGCTGATGTCGATGCTCGCGCCGCCGCTGCTGGTGCTGGGCGGACCGACGTCGCTGGCGCTGCGCGTGCTCAAGCCGGCGGGCAAGGGCCGCCCACCCGGTGCGAGGGAGTGGCTGCTGGCGTTCCTGCACTCGCCCCTGACCAGGCTGCTGACCAACCCGTTCATCGCTCTCGCGCTGTTCGTGGGTTCGTTCTACGCGCTGTACTTCTCCGGGCTGTTCGACGTGGCGCTGACCCAGCACTGGGCGCACCTGGCGATGAACGCGCACTTCCTGCTCGTCGGATACGTCTTCTACTGGCCGGTGATCGGGGTGGACCCGGCGCCGAAACCGCTGCCGTCGCTGGGCAAGGTAGGGCTGGTCTTCGCGTCGATGCCGTTCCACGCGTTCTTCGGCATCGCGCTGATGATGTCGGCGACGGTCATCGGGCAGAACTTCTACCGCAGCCTGGAACTGCCCTGGATGACCGACCTGCTCGCCGACCAGCGGCTCGGCGGCGGCCTCGCGTGGGCGTCCGGGGAGGTCCCGCTGATCGTGGTCATGCTGGCGCTGCTGATCCAGTGGTCGCGGGCCGACACCAGGGCGGCCCGCCGGATGGACCGCAAGGCCGACGCCGACGGCGACGCCGAGCTGACCGCCTACAACGCGATGCTCAGGCAGATGGCGGAGCAGGACTCCCCGCGCAAGGGCTGA
- the ssb gene encoding single-stranded DNA-binding protein, translated as MFETIVTVVGYVITEPRLRRTPGGNRVTSFRVVSTSRRFDKDSEEWVNGDQVFATVNCWHRLADGVAEEMRKSDPVVVTGRMRTRDYEVGGQWRSAVEIDANAIGLDLARQRRKDDPPGFRHDDPAGWNVGLRHDEPSAVREAELVGVGHGASVAAGQGVSTEASRNRSARASPVPSAGVGRDRAAGGGRADGLAQPVPLGLHGARGMPGARAPGPPPTVFEESADEKRIPA; from the coding sequence ATGTTCGAGACGATCGTGACGGTGGTCGGCTACGTGATCACCGAGCCCAGGCTCAGGCGGACCCCCGGCGGCAACCGGGTCACCAGCTTCCGCGTGGTGAGCACCTCGCGCCGCTTCGACAAGGACTCGGAGGAGTGGGTCAACGGCGACCAGGTATTCGCCACGGTGAACTGCTGGCACCGCTTGGCCGACGGGGTGGCCGAGGAGATGCGCAAGAGCGATCCCGTGGTGGTCACCGGGCGAATGCGAACCAGGGACTACGAAGTCGGCGGCCAGTGGCGCAGCGCGGTCGAGATCGACGCCAACGCCATCGGCCTCGACCTGGCGCGCCAACGCCGGAAGGACGATCCGCCGGGCTTTCGGCACGACGATCCCGCGGGCTGGAACGTGGGATTGCGCCACGACGAACCCTCGGCGGTGCGCGAGGCCGAGTTGGTCGGGGTCGGCCACGGCGCTTCCGTTGCTGCCGGTCAGGGCGTGTCCACAGAAGCGAGTCGCAACCGTAGCGCGAGAGCCAGTCCTGTCCCGTCTGCTGGCGTCGGCCGCGACCGGGCGGCGGGGGGTGGCCGAGCGGACGGGCTGGCTCAGCCGGTGCCGCTGGGCCTGCATGGCGCACGGGGCATGCCTGGCGCACGGGCGCCCGGCCCACCACCGACCGTGTTCGAAGAATCGGCCGATGAAAAGCGGATCCCGGCCTGA
- the ettA gene encoding energy-dependent translational throttle protein EttA: protein MAEFIYTMKKVRKAHGDKVILDDATIQFYPGAKIGVVGPNGAGKSTVLRIMAGLDQPNNGEAFLSPGYTVGIMQQEPPLNEEKTVLGNVEEGVGEIKQKLNRFNEIAEQLATDYSDELMEEMGKLQEELDHADAWELDSQLEQAMDALRCPSPEAEVKYLSGGERRRVALCKLLLSKPDLLLLDEPTNHLDAESVLWLEQFLSNYAGAVLAVTHDRYFLDNVAGWILELDRGRTYPYEGNYSTYLEKKAERLAVQGKRDQKLQKRLKDELEWVRSNAKARQTKSRSRLDRYEEMATEAEKTRKLDFEEIQIPPGPRLGNVVVEVNDLKKGFGDNLLIDGLSFSLPRNGIVGVIGPNGVGKTTLFKTIVGLEQPDAGEVKVGDTVKLSYVDQNRANIDPDKNVWQVVSDGLDYIQVGQVEMPSRAYVSAFGFKGPDQQKPAGVLSGGERNRLNLALTLKEGGNLILLDEPTNDLDVETLSSLENALEHFPGCAVVISHDRWFLDRVATHILAWEGDDENPAKWFWFEGNFEGYEKNKIERLGQEAARPHRVTHRKLTRG, encoded by the coding sequence ATGGCCGAGTTCATCTACACCATGAAAAAGGTGCGCAAGGCGCACGGGGACAAGGTCATCCTCGATGACGCGACCATCCAGTTCTACCCCGGTGCCAAGATCGGCGTGGTCGGCCCCAACGGCGCCGGCAAGTCGACGGTGCTGCGGATCATGGCGGGACTCGACCAGCCGAACAACGGTGAGGCGTTCCTCTCGCCCGGCTACACCGTCGGCATCATGCAGCAGGAACCTCCGCTGAACGAGGAGAAGACGGTCCTCGGCAACGTCGAGGAGGGCGTCGGCGAGATCAAGCAGAAGCTCAACCGCTTCAACGAGATCGCCGAGCAGCTCGCCACCGACTACTCCGACGAGCTGATGGAGGAGATGGGCAAGCTCCAGGAGGAGCTCGACCACGCCGACGCGTGGGAGCTGGACTCCCAGCTCGAGCAGGCGATGGACGCCCTGCGCTGCCCGTCGCCGGAGGCGGAGGTCAAGTACCTCTCCGGTGGTGAGCGCCGCCGGGTCGCGCTGTGCAAGCTGCTGCTGAGCAAGCCGGACCTGCTGCTGCTCGACGAGCCCACCAACCACCTCGACGCCGAGAGCGTGCTGTGGCTGGAGCAGTTCCTGTCCAACTACGCCGGCGCCGTGCTCGCCGTCACCCACGACCGGTACTTCCTGGACAACGTCGCGGGCTGGATCCTGGAGCTCGACCGCGGCCGCACCTACCCGTACGAGGGCAACTACTCGACCTACCTCGAGAAGAAGGCCGAGCGCCTGGCCGTGCAGGGCAAGCGCGACCAGAAGCTGCAGAAGCGCCTGAAGGACGAGCTGGAGTGGGTCCGCTCCAACGCCAAGGCCCGCCAGACCAAGTCGCGTTCCCGTCTGGACCGCTACGAGGAGATGGCCACCGAGGCGGAGAAGACCCGCAAGCTCGACTTCGAGGAGATCCAGATCCCGCCGGGGCCCCGCCTGGGCAACGTCGTGGTCGAGGTCAACGACCTCAAGAAGGGCTTCGGCGACAACCTGCTGATCGACGGGCTGTCGTTCAGCCTGCCGCGCAACGGCATCGTCGGTGTCATCGGCCCCAACGGTGTCGGCAAGACGACGCTGTTCAAGACGATCGTGGGGCTGGAGCAGCCCGACGCCGGCGAGGTCAAGGTCGGTGACACGGTCAAGCTGTCCTACGTCGACCAGAACCGCGCCAACATCGACCCGGACAAGAACGTCTGGCAGGTGGTCTCCGACGGGTTGGACTACATCCAGGTCGGCCAGGTCGAGATGCCGTCGCGGGCGTACGTCAGCGCGTTCGGCTTCAAGGGCCCGGACCAGCAGAAGCCGGCGGGCGTGCTCTCCGGCGGTGAGCGCAACCGGCTGAACCTGGCGTTGACGCTCAAGGAGGGCGGCAACCTGATCCTGCTGGACGAGCCGACGAACGACCTTGACGTCGAGACCCTGAGCTCGCTGGAGAACGCGCTCGAGCATTTCCCCGGCTGCGCCGTGGTCATCTCCCACGACCGGTGGTTCCTGGACCGCGTCGCCACCCACATCCTCGCGTGGGAGGGAGATGACGAGAACCCCGCCAAGTGGTTCTGGTTCGAGGGTAACTTCGAGGGCTACGAGAAGAACAAGATCGAGCGGTTGGGCCAGGAAGCGGCCCGTCCGCACCGCGTGACCCATCGCAAGTTGACTCGGGGCTGA
- a CDS encoding cell wall anchor protein yields the protein MHGLPPGDAAQDLLDPAWQMRWRVPELALVLSDRAVAQARRTGDRALRLRAEVLALFTTNRLGRGVSATGRAIAALRDAETAGEAGVAAELRVELACCARSAGSNEVAVRVLEPVLAQERLEPLVRAHALLALAAALPFQQSEGERAEALEEADRLYIAAELNRDANRLMRARVKTARAGHHRRQGEFPEAVDAADSGLGLLQRLGDPAADSGEIHARLVLERVQSLLELGRRDEAVSAADEVLSRPVRAAAAGPSGWLRLALATRVYQPEGAHLAAVRVLNDAIAIAERHKLDGLLAETLSTLSNLHERADELAEALLALRRAYAADRRWRAAVHAARLRLLEEFPALVQGVEPIRKPAAQEVPTPRREQPSASRDQAPLANPAQALADPAAAVPKPGAARSAERQTSPAAQARTQAGGVPAARTTPAAEQAPVAAERTTAPSSSAASASAPHAEAAHAVSAHTGASHAEPTYTGQPDTGASHAEAAHGSGSAPSAAPQSRGSRDEASGTHAEPPAGRAQGSRRSRRAGETPEWLVAAASEARQEHHARGSRAERRLAQEREELQAAAAQGSPNPTQESSSLVQESPNPTQESPSPVRESPNPASVAAHEASVAAQETSVAQETPVAAQEPPASARGASASGTANAGETQASRESEESLELQQVRALLEAGDLQKAREFLEARGRQQSAASTESSGSHAAAPHEQQQAHGDRSARERAPHESSPDEGRRQEATAEPTSADRGSRTTFSEVAHAEQSTGTPSADVGASSPLAADRSDEETSQYRSGDSDIRDAARRLMATLTSRVTEHHERQAERFMHTQREMAAQPEAGSAHGEDDFPGQRSGFGDQHGLGAGSYGTRHADPTEGYAARHGDVSQDYSTTYDERAGQGADTWDFPQEGVAGLGESGRSGDDFSAYDFPASGGSGFAGERDTGSTSFAGHRDTGFAGDRDDASSGFAGDRDTGFVRDRDTGFAGDRDATSTGFAGDREAGAAGFASGSEDAAAGGWPSWDQSSGQEEPTLRNQPPVDAPDVTAIMPVIALPPEREAATGADPLAGGSERHRSAGEQRADAPSYQESTSYPEQSSFPESASYPGATSFSESKSFPGESAGSDLAGSEFASSALADAGSGGADPLAGARSYSAIESFPDLGRASHAESYEREADASDTFPSLAPTRGADAGSGRGATPGVTSETGVAADDVAAAESTRWPDADTYVQHHHHGVDDATDRGARTQEPQVEGGRRSRGRTLEEIRASLRLVEESRPQGRQGRRRARHAEPDDDAEPERGSDQRRAAETSPGFEARATAATGGDAESGAAGATSAHDADTDPWPAGGTGQGSRAAASSGLGETFAISSGVRGTPEATPATSSIPDGASTAGHSLGATVPGPGADAGPASGRDVVTGREQLSAPKRLRAVRDEPDLTPPTDISTRQRRAAPRAAESSRGAEAAESSSAANAPAEDVPISEIGLADLLAEALVAYETGRRSQGAPTSGAAADPDYDAAPAGRHGDTNVAGITSGATGVPGAYLSTSDAESVAAEPRHRRAAIDSSTGNPRSWPRAGN from the coding sequence GTGCACGGATTACCGCCCGGTGATGCCGCACAGGACCTGCTCGACCCCGCGTGGCAGATGCGCTGGCGGGTGCCGGAGCTGGCTCTGGTGCTCAGCGACCGGGCCGTGGCGCAGGCCAGGCGCACCGGTGACCGGGCGTTGCGGTTGCGCGCCGAGGTGCTGGCGTTGTTCACCACCAACAGGCTCGGTCGCGGCGTGTCCGCGACCGGCCGGGCCATCGCGGCGCTGCGCGACGCCGAGACGGCGGGCGAGGCCGGCGTAGCGGCGGAGCTGCGGGTCGAGCTGGCCTGCTGCGCCCGCAGCGCGGGCAGCAACGAGGTCGCGGTCCGCGTGCTCGAACCGGTCCTCGCCCAGGAACGGCTGGAGCCGCTGGTGCGGGCGCACGCGCTGCTCGCGCTGGCGGCGGCCCTGCCGTTCCAGCAGTCCGAAGGTGAGCGGGCCGAGGCGCTGGAGGAGGCCGACCGCCTCTACATCGCCGCCGAGCTGAACCGCGACGCCAACCGCCTGATGCGGGCCAGGGTCAAGACCGCGCGGGCGGGGCACCACCGCAGGCAGGGCGAGTTCCCGGAGGCGGTGGACGCCGCCGACAGCGGGCTCGGCTTGCTGCAGCGGTTGGGCGACCCGGCGGCCGACAGCGGTGAGATCCACGCCCGGCTGGTGCTGGAGCGCGTCCAGTCGCTGCTGGAGCTCGGACGCCGGGACGAGGCCGTCAGCGCGGCGGATGAGGTTCTGAGCAGGCCGGTGCGTGCCGCGGCAGCGGGCCCTTCCGGTTGGCTCCGGCTCGCCCTCGCCACACGGGTCTACCAGCCAGAGGGCGCGCACCTCGCCGCGGTGCGTGTGCTCAACGACGCCATCGCGATCGCGGAGCGACACAAGCTGGACGGGCTGCTCGCCGAGACGCTGAGCACCCTGTCGAACCTGCACGAACGCGCCGACGAGCTGGCCGAGGCGCTGCTCGCCCTGCGCAGGGCTTATGCCGCCGACCGCCGCTGGCGCGCGGCGGTGCACGCGGCACGCCTGCGGTTGCTGGAGGAGTTCCCCGCGCTCGTGCAGGGCGTGGAACCGATCCGGAAGCCGGCCGCGCAGGAGGTGCCGACGCCCCGCCGGGAACAACCATCGGCGTCGAGAGACCAGGCGCCCCTGGCGAACCCGGCCCAAGCCTTGGCGGATCCAGCCGCAGCCGTGCCCAAGCCGGGTGCGGCACGTTCGGCCGAGCGCCAGACGTCACCCGCGGCGCAGGCGCGGACGCAGGCAGGGGGAGTGCCCGCGGCGCGCACGACACCCGCTGCGGAGCAGGCACCGGTCGCTGCCGAGCGGACGACCGCACCTTCGTCGTCAGCGGCGTCCGCGTCGGCGCCGCACGCGGAGGCGGCGCATGCGGTGTCGGCACACACAGGTGCCTCGCACGCCGAGCCGACGTACACAGGGCAGCCGGACACAGGGGCTTCGCACGCGGAGGCGGCGCACGGGTCGGGCTCCGCACCGTCGGCGGCTCCTCAGAGTCGGGGTTCGCGGGACGAGGCATCCGGCACCCACGCGGAGCCGCCGGCCGGGCGTGCGCAGGGTTCCCGGCGTTCGCGACGGGCCGGTGAGACGCCCGAGTGGCTGGTCGCGGCGGCCTCCGAGGCGCGTCAGGAGCACCACGCGCGCGGCTCGCGTGCGGAGCGGCGTCTCGCGCAGGAGCGTGAGGAACTCCAGGCGGCGGCCGCGCAGGGATCGCCGAACCCGACGCAGGAGTCGTCGAGCCTGGTGCAGGAGTCGCCGAACCCGACGCAGGAGTCGCCGAGCCCGGTGCGCGAGTCACCGAACCCGGCGTCGGTCGCTGCGCACGAAGCCTCCGTCGCAGCGCAGGAGACATCCGTGGCGCAGGAGACGCCCGTGGCGGCGCAGGAACCTCCTGCCTCGGCGCGTGGGGCGTCCGCATCGGGGACGGCGAACGCCGGGGAGACTCAGGCGTCGCGTGAATCTGAGGAGTCGCTGGAACTCCAGCAGGTGCGTGCGCTGCTGGAGGCGGGAGACCTCCAGAAGGCACGCGAGTTCCTGGAGGCGCGGGGCCGCCAGCAGTCAGCCGCATCGACGGAGTCCAGTGGCTCGCACGCGGCTGCGCCTCACGAACAACAGCAAGCACACGGTGACCGATCGGCGCGGGAGCGCGCGCCGCACGAGTCTTCGCCGGATGAAGGCCGCCGCCAGGAGGCGACTGCCGAGCCGACCAGTGCCGACCGCGGCTCGCGCACGACCTTCAGCGAGGTGGCGCACGCTGAGCAATCGACTGGCACGCCGTCGGCAGACGTAGGCGCCAGCTCGCCGCTGGCAGCCGACCGGTCCGATGAGGAGACCTCGCAGTACCGCTCCGGGGACAGCGACATCCGCGATGCCGCCCGCCGGCTCATGGCCACGCTCACCAGCCGCGTCACCGAGCACCACGAGCGCCAAGCCGAGCGGTTCATGCACACCCAGCGGGAGATGGCCGCGCAACCGGAGGCCGGTTCTGCTCACGGGGAGGACGACTTCCCTGGCCAGAGGAGCGGATTCGGCGATCAGCACGGCTTGGGTGCCGGCAGCTACGGGACGCGCCACGCCGACCCGACCGAGGGCTACGCGGCGCGTCACGGCGACGTTTCGCAGGACTACTCGACGACCTACGACGAGCGAGCCGGACAAGGCGCTGACACGTGGGACTTCCCGCAGGAGGGCGTTGCGGGACTCGGCGAGTCCGGACGAAGCGGTGACGACTTCTCCGCCTACGACTTCCCCGCCTCCGGTGGTTCGGGCTTCGCGGGGGAGCGCGATACCGGGTCGACCAGCTTCGCCGGGCATCGGGACACCGGCTTCGCGGGGGACCGGGACGACGCCTCGAGCGGCTTCGCCGGGGACCGGGACACCGGCTTCGTGCGCGATCGGGACACCGGCTTCGCGGGGGACCGGGACGCCACCTCGACCGGCTTCGCCGGCGACCGGGAGGCCGGGGCCGCCGGCTTCGCGAGCGGCTCGGAAGACGCGGCCGCAGGTGGATGGCCATCCTGGGACCAGTCCTCCGGGCAAGAGGAGCCGACCCTGCGGAACCAGCCGCCGGTCGACGCCCCGGACGTCACGGCGATCATGCCGGTGATCGCGCTTCCGCCGGAGCGGGAGGCCGCGACCGGCGCCGACCCGCTCGCGGGCGGCTCCGAACGCCACCGGAGCGCGGGCGAGCAGCGGGCCGACGCTCCGTCGTACCAGGAGTCGACGTCGTATCCGGAGCAGTCCTCCTTCCCGGAGTCGGCGTCGTACCCGGGTGCGACATCGTTCTCGGAGTCGAAGTCCTTCCCCGGTGAGTCCGCGGGCTCCGATCTCGCGGGCTCCGAGTTCGCGAGCTCCGCTCTCGCGGATGCCGGTTCCGGCGGCGCCGATCCGCTGGCCGGTGCGCGGTCGTACTCGGCGATCGAGTCGTTCCCCGACCTGGGCCGGGCGTCGCACGCCGAGTCCTACGAGCGGGAGGCCGACGCGTCGGACACGTTCCCGAGCCTGGCTCCCACGCGCGGTGCCGATGCGGGCAGCGGTCGCGGGGCCACGCCTGGCGTGACCAGTGAAACCGGTGTGGCGGCTGATGACGTCGCGGCGGCGGAGTCGACGCGCTGGCCCGACGCGGACACCTACGTCCAGCACCACCACCACGGTGTTGACGACGCCACGGACCGCGGCGCCCGGACGCAGGAGCCCCAGGTCGAGGGCGGGCGGCGGTCCCGCGGCAGGACGCTGGAGGAGATCCGGGCGAGCCTGCGGCTCGTCGAGGAGTCCCGCCCGCAGGGACGTCAGGGCAGGCGTCGTGCCCGCCACGCCGAGCCCGACGACGACGCAGAACCTGAACGTGGTTCTGACCAGCGGCGAGCGGCTGAGACAAGCCCGGGTTTCGAAGCCCGTGCCACGGCAGCCACCGGCGGGGACGCTGAGTCAGGAGCAGCAGGGGCCACCAGCGCCCACGACGCCGACACCGACCCTTGGCCGGCAGGCGGCACCGGACAGGGGTCCCGAGCAGCGGCGAGCAGCGGCCTGGGCGAGACCTTCGCAATCAGCAGCGGCGTGAGAGGAACTCCGGAGGCGACTCCCGCGACGAGCAGCATTCCGGACGGCGCCTCGACGGCTGGCCACAGCCTGGGCGCGACTGTGCCGGGGCCTGGGGCCGACGCCGGCCCCGCGTCCGGGCGCGACGTCGTGACCGGCCGTGAGCAGCTCTCCGCGCCGAAGCGGTTGCGCGCCGTCCGGGACGAGCCCGACCTGACCCCGCCCACCGACATCTCGACCCGGCAGCGCAGGGCCGCGCCCCGGGCCGCCGAGTCGTCCCGAGGCGCCGAAGCGGCCGAGTCGTCCAGCGCCGCGAATGCGCCCGCCGAGGACGTCCCAATCAGTGAGATCGGGCTGGCCGACCTCCTCGCCGAGGCGCTGGTGGCCTACGAGACCGGGCGGCGCAGCCAGGGCGCGCCTACCTCCGGGGCAGCCGCCGACCCGGACTACGATGCGGCTCCCGCCGGACGCCACGGTGACACGAATGTGGCTGGAATCACGAGTGGTGCTACCGGTGTCCCCGGCGCGTATCTGTCCACTTCGGACGCCGAGTCGGTGGCGGCCGAGCCGCGGCACCGGCGCGCGGCGATCGACAGCAGCACTGGGAATCCGCGTTCATGGCCGCGGGCGGGAAACTGA